GGTCAATGGCATCGCGCCGGACGGCACGGTGGACTGGCCGGCCGCCGGCATCGTTCGCGCGCTGCGCGAGGCCGCCGCGCAGTTGGCCGTCGAGGGCTGGACACCCATTGCCGCCGCTGGCCGCTGGATCGCGGGCCAGCATCCCGAGCAGCTTCCAGCCAAGTACGGCTGCAGCAGTTGGCGGCAGGTGGTGCACGAGTGCCGCCTGTTCGAGCTTCGCTACCGTGAGGTGGAGGGGCAACGGGCCGCCTGGTACAGACCTCGCGAGGCATAGCCCCGCAACGCGGTCTCACCTCCGCGCGAGCCGCGAACAACTCCGCCGAGCTATCCCCAGGGGATAGCCGGCACACACAGCCTTCCGTGCGGAACAAACCGGGCGCGCATGGGCTGCGGTTTGTTGACTGACAGCCTTCCGGCCGATGCCGATGCTGGCGACTCGCCCCTTCACCGCGAGTCGCTCCAATGGCCAACGAACGCACAGAACCCCTGCAACTGAATCTCGGATCGCTGCGCAGCGCGATGTCGCTGACGCTGCACACGCACCACGCTTCGCGCATCTGGCACGGCCGCGCCCCGACCGAGGGGCGCCCCGGCATCATCGGTCTCAACGGCTTCATCGGCGCCATGAACAAGATGAAGCGCGGCGCCGAGCAGGACGACCCGTACTCGGATTGGTGGATGTTGCGGATCGAGGACAAGCTCGCCGACACCAAGACCCGCCTGCAGACCCTGCGCGAACAGGTCGACCAGGCCCTGGCCGACGTGCCACCGGCGCTGTCGCTGGGCGAGAACATGAATGTGCAGCCGGTGAAGCTGCCGCTGTTCGTGAATGCACAGCTCGGCTTCATGGCGGTGTACCTGCTGGCTGACTACGACGACCTGGCGCGCAAACTCATCCTGGCGCACCACACGGCGCTGATCGACCGCAGCACCTTGGAGCGCTGGCTCAATGATGGCGCGCACGCGCTGCGCAGCCTGTTCTCGCTCGCCCAGCAGTACCGCTACTCGGGCACGACGCGCGACGACTTCGCGGCGAAGAACGCCGCGGCGCGAGCGGCGCTGGAGAAGTTCGGCGAGCTGCCGCAAGACGTGCTGGAAGGCACGCGCCGCTCGCGCTTCGCGCCACCGATCGCGCGGCCGACGACCAAGCCCGGCACGCCGCCTGCTGCGCCCGCCATCGAGCCCGATGCGCCGGCTCACACGGATGGCGCAGCCAATCCAGCGACGGGTAATGAGGGTGCTGACGCATGACGGCATCGCCCCCCATCAGTCACTCCACGCGCTTCGTGACGCTGGAACAGGCGGACTTCCAGCGGCTGGAACATGCAGGCTACCTAAAAGGCCTTTTACAGCCTTTTAAGGGTAAGGGGAGTCTGGAGACCTGGGCCAGCCAGTGCGCAGCGCTGCGCGACGACGTGATTGGCCTGGCGCAGCGGCGTGTGCTGCCCCAGGCACGCGCCTACCCCTTCAGCCTGCTCGACGTGCAACTGGCCCAGCAGGCCACTGGCGCAGGGACGACCTTCCTGCGCTGGCGCAACCTCGACCGTTCCTCCATGGGCGTGGCGTTGTGGGAGGCCCTGCTGGCCAACCCCGCGACGCCGGCCTCGCTGATCGACGAGCTGTACGCGATCGAACTGCAGCGCATCGTGCTGAACATGCAGATCAGCCTGACCCACAGCATCGCTCGCCAAGCCCTGGAATGCGCCAGCAAGGCCGCCCAGGCCGAAGCGGCTTACCTGCGGCGTGTCCACGGGCATACCGCGGCCGTTCCACCCACCACCAAGGACTCACCATGAGCACGCACTTCGTCGGCGAGGGCAACATCGGTTCTGCGCCGGACTACCGCGAGTTTCCGAACGGCAACGACGGGCCGCGCCGGCTGCTTCGCCTGAACGTCTACTTCGACAACCCGATCCCGAAGAAGGACGGCGAGTACGAAGATCGCGGCGGCTTCTGGGCGCCCGTGGAGCTGTGGCACCGCGACGCCGAGCACTGGAAGACGCTGTACCAGAAAGGTATGCGGGTGCTGGTCGAGGGCCGCACCGTGCGCGACGAATGGGAGGACGCCGACGAGAACGAGCGCGTGACGTTCAAGGTCGAGGCGCGGCGCGTGGGCATCCTGCCGTACCGCATCGAGTCGGTGGCGCTCAGCACCAAGCCGGCCGGCGGACAGTAATTCGCCCATCGCCGTTCCCCCGAGGGCGGCTGTAGCAACCGTCATACGCCCGCGATGCACCAGCGAGCTATCCCCAGGGGATAGCTCCAAGGTCGTCCACGGAGTTCCAGCCGCCCTCCCGAAACGACGCTCTTGCTGTGCCAGCTCCTGCGGTCTATGCACACCGCTGCGGCAACGGGCCGCCTGCCGATCACAAAGCGGTGTCTGCATCAATCGGCTTCCTTGCTGCCGGCATCTCCTGGCCCCGCCAAGCTGACGCCCATCCGATGAACCGCACATTTCCAAGGAGGCTTCATGCGCGTGTTCCTGTGCGAAAAGCCCTCCCAGGGCAAGGACATCGCCCGTGTGCTGGGCGCCGGTCAACGCGGCAACGGCTGCTACAGCGGCGCGGGTGTGGTCGTGACCTGGTGCATTGGTCATCTGGTGGAGGCGGTTCCACCCGAAGGCTACGGCGAGCAATACAAGCGCTGGGCCATCGAGCAACTGCCCATTCTTCCCGAGCGTTGGCGTGTCGAGCCCAAGGCGGCGACCGCAGCGCAATTCAAGGTCGTGCAGCAACTCGTCGCCAAGGCGGGCGAGTTGGTGATAGCGACCGACGCCGACCGCGAGGGCGAGATGATCGCCCGCGAGATCATCGACCTGTGCGGCTACCGCGGGCCGATTCAGCGCCTGTGGCTGTCGGCGCTCAACGATGCGTCGATCCGCAAAGCGCTGGGTGTGCTCAAGCCGTCCGCCGAGACGCTGCCGCTGTATTTCTCCGCACTCGCCCGATCGCGCGCCGACTGGCTGATCGGGATGAACCTGAGCCGCTTGTTCACACTGCTGGGGCGCCAGGCCGGCTATACCGGCGTGCTGTCGGTGGGGCGCGTGCAGACGCCGACGTTGAAACTGGTGGTGGACCGCGATCGCGAGATCGCGCGCTTCGTCTCCGTGCCGTATTGGGCCGCGGACGTGCTGCTATCCCATGCCGGCCAGTCCTTCACCGCGAGCTGGATACCGCCCGAAGGCAGCACCGATGCAGCGGGTCGCTGCCTTCAGCAGCCGGTGGCGCAGCAGGCTGCGGATCGCATTCGCGCGGCACGCGATGCGCAGGTCGTGTCGGTGGACACCGAGCGCGTGCGCGAGGCACCGCCGCTGCCGTTCGACCTGGGCACGCTGCAGGAGGTGTGCTCCAAGCAGTTGGGCCTCGACGTGCAGGAGACGCTGGACATTGCCCAGGCGCTGTACGAGACGCACAAGGCGACAACGTACCCGCGCTCCGATTCGGGCTACCTGCCCGAGAGCATGCTGGCCGAGGTGCCGACCGTACTCGACAGCCTGGTCAAGACCGACCCCAGCCTGCGGCCGCTGATCGAGCGCCTGGATCGCCAACAGCGTTCGCGTGCGTGGAACGACGGCAAGGTGTCGGCTCACCACGGCATCATCCCGACGCTGGAGCCCGCCAACCTGTCGGCCATGAACGAGAAGGAGCTGGCCGTCTACCGGCTGATCCGCGCCCATTACCTCGCGCAGTTCCTCCCACACCACGAATTCGACCGCACGATGGCGCAGTTCTCGTGCGGCAGTCAGTCGCTGGCGGCCGGGGGCAAGCAGATCGCCGTCACGGGCTGGCGTGAGGTGCTGGCGGCGCCGGGGCCGGACGATGCCGATGGCGAGGAAGCGCAGCGCAGCCAGGTGCTGCCCGCTCTGCATGCGGGCCTGTCCTGTCCGGTCGGACAGGTGGATATCAAAGCGCTGAAGACCCTGCCGCCGAAGTCCTACACGCAGGGCGAACTGATCAAAGCCATGAAGACCGTCGCCAGGTTCGTCACCGACCCGCGGCTGAAACAGAAGCTGCGAGATACCACCGGCATCGGCACCGAGGCGACACGCGCCAACATCATCAACGGTCTGATCGGTCGTGGCTACTTGGTCAAGAAAGGCCGTGCCGTCCGCGCTTCCGACGCGGCATTCACGCTTATCGACGCGGTGCCCTCGGCCATCGCCGACCCCGGCACCACGGCGGTGTGGGAGCAGGCGCTCGACATGATCGAGGCCGGCCAGATGGCGCTGGACACCTTCATCGAGAAGCAGTCCGTGTGGCTCGGCCAGCTCGTGCAGCAGTATCGCGGCGCAACGCTCTCGCTCAAGCTGCCGCCGGCGCCGGCCTGCCCGCAGTGCGGCGCACCGATGCAGCAGCGCACGGGCAAGAGCGGCGCGTTCTGGTCCTGCTCGCGCTACCCGGACTGCAAGGGCACGTTGCCGATCGAGTCCCCGACGGGCCGGCGCAGCGCACCGCGCAAGCGGCGCGCTGCCTCCAAGGCGTCCTGATCCTCGCTTCCCCCTGCCGCGCCGGCCACTTCACTGGCGGCGAGGCAAACGTCCCGCACCGCGCGGGACTCCAAAGCGCGCGTCTCCTTCTGCAACGGTGTGCGCGCCCCGTCTGCCCGCCATCGGGCGACAGGGCGAGAAGGTCATTGCTCCACGAATCGCGCCCGCCGCCATTCCCTTGATCGGTGTGCCTTGCCTCGGTCATGAGGGGCTTCCTGACGCCTTGCCGCCGCGCGAGCCGTGAGGAGGCCCCTTGGGCCGAGGGTATTCCGTGCCGGTGCCCGCCGGCGGAACAACGGGCTCCCTTTGTGTGTGGATGCACGCCAGAGGTTTCCGGCCCCAGCCACGAAACGGGCCGGGTGCGATTGCTGACGCAGCGAACGGCTTTGACGACGGCCCGCGCTGACGCAGCCCACAGGTGGTTCTCCTTCCTCTCCAGCCGAAGGCCCGCGTGGCCTGCGGCGCCCTGGTCCTTGCCTTGTCCCGTGACGCGGGCCTGCCCTAAAGCGGGCCGTCCGCGATTCGGTTTTCCCTGCGACGACAGCCATGCTTCGCGCCCATCCTCACGCCATGCGTTGCTGACAGTCGTCAGCGGCATGCCCTGGCAGTCTCGGTCTTCAAGACTGCAACGCGGTTCGCCGCGTTGACCGATCCAGTCCGCTTCGCATCGCCCACCGCGGACGCTCGCCGGCCTGGCGACGATGCACTTTTCTCAACCACCCGAGGGGAACCCATCCCCTGCGGGATGCGTGCTCCCCGACCCACCAAGGAGCACGGCATGTCTGAACCTTCCGCATCTTCCTCTGCAACCGCAGTGCGCAGTGGTGCGCTGGCGCTGGCCTGGACCGGCAAGCGTTTGCCGCTACAGGTGCTGCGCAGCGCGGCCGGCCAC
This genomic stretch from Thauera sp. GDN1 harbors:
- a CDS encoding PFL_4669 family integrating conjugative element protein, with protein sequence MANERTEPLQLNLGSLRSAMSLTLHTHHASRIWHGRAPTEGRPGIIGLNGFIGAMNKMKRGAEQDDPYSDWWMLRIEDKLADTKTRLQTLREQVDQALADVPPALSLGENMNVQPVKLPLFVNAQLGFMAVYLLADYDDLARKLILAHHTALIDRSTLERWLNDGAHALRSLFSLAQQYRYSGTTRDDFAAKNAAARAALEKFGELPQDVLEGTRRSRFAPPIARPTTKPGTPPAAPAIEPDAPAHTDGAANPATGNEGADA
- a CDS encoding DUF3158 family protein; its protein translation is MTASPPISHSTRFVTLEQADFQRLEHAGYLKGLLQPFKGKGSLETWASQCAALRDDVIGLAQRRVLPQARAYPFSLLDVQLAQQATGAGTTFLRWRNLDRSSMGVALWEALLANPATPASLIDELYAIELQRIVLNMQISLTHSIARQALECASKAAQAEAAYLRRVHGHTAAVPPTTKDSP
- a CDS encoding single-stranded DNA-binding protein, with product MSTHFVGEGNIGSAPDYREFPNGNDGPRRLLRLNVYFDNPIPKKDGEYEDRGGFWAPVELWHRDAEHWKTLYQKGMRVLVEGRTVRDEWEDADENERVTFKVEARRVGILPYRIESVALSTKPAGGQ
- a CDS encoding DNA topoisomerase III, which encodes MRVFLCEKPSQGKDIARVLGAGQRGNGCYSGAGVVVTWCIGHLVEAVPPEGYGEQYKRWAIEQLPILPERWRVEPKAATAAQFKVVQQLVAKAGELVIATDADREGEMIAREIIDLCGYRGPIQRLWLSALNDASIRKALGVLKPSAETLPLYFSALARSRADWLIGMNLSRLFTLLGRQAGYTGVLSVGRVQTPTLKLVVDRDREIARFVSVPYWAADVLLSHAGQSFTASWIPPEGSTDAAGRCLQQPVAQQAADRIRAARDAQVVSVDTERVREAPPLPFDLGTLQEVCSKQLGLDVQETLDIAQALYETHKATTYPRSDSGYLPESMLAEVPTVLDSLVKTDPSLRPLIERLDRQQRSRAWNDGKVSAHHGIIPTLEPANLSAMNEKELAVYRLIRAHYLAQFLPHHEFDRTMAQFSCGSQSLAAGGKQIAVTGWREVLAAPGPDDADGEEAQRSQVLPALHAGLSCPVGQVDIKALKTLPPKSYTQGELIKAMKTVARFVTDPRLKQKLRDTTGIGTEATRANIINGLIGRGYLVKKGRAVRASDAAFTLIDAVPSAIADPGTTAVWEQALDMIEAGQMALDTFIEKQSVWLGQLVQQYRGATLSLKLPPAPACPQCGAPMQQRTGKSGAFWSCSRYPDCKGTLPIESPTGRRSAPRKRRAASKAS